From the genome of Biomphalaria glabrata chromosome 1, xgBioGlab47.1, whole genome shotgun sequence, one region includes:
- the LOC106051053 gene encoding insulin-like growth factor 2 mRNA-binding protein 1 isoform X2, producing MEKVFLGYTLEGSVMQAEPSNGRRSRKTNKIQIRNWPAHISKEQIEDLVNMTSRSPKKFEQVGSEGVIYVTFNSPEEAEECVEQLNDYRFDDGTQIKVDFFRNQRRSNRSNSNSNSGLSRQDLPLRIVVASDYVGAIIGKQGQTIRKITSESRARVDIHRRESHVPDTLVTIKGSPESCSRACKEIMTVVRQEADSLNRGDVPFRILCPNSICGRIIGKQGNVIKVFMEKTNTNIVVSSFDPFPGGLMDSTSNFVDRVITITGSTESCSEAEEKISEKMRQCFEQDAGSFQYGNQQHMMFPGMPGLPLMPGMGPYQTMRPPIPYMGAAYYPGAFNGPPQVQQPEVVQLYIPEKSVGAVIGSKGQNIKNIMRLSGARIKILGANDKNGSGENNPFSHSGDERKAVISGSPEAQWKAQFYIFEKVKNELRLAAHDEVHLRTEIMVPKQSIGRIIGKGGQNVKEMQRVSGAIVQLPMEEQGDVDEVPVTIIGHFYATQSAQRRVRSLMNTFSRAQPAPRRTRPGAPQQLM from the exons ATGGAAAAAGTATTTCTTG GTTACACACTTGAAggatcagttatgcaagcagaaCCATCCAATGGAAGGAGAAG TCGTAAAACCAACAAAATTCAAATAAGAAATTGGCCTGCTCACATCTCTAAAGAACAGATTGAGGATCTAGTTAATATGACTTCTAGAAGCCCAAAGAAATTTGAACAAG TTGGCTCTGAGGGTGTTATCTACGTGACCTTCAACAGTCCAGAAGAAGCAGAAGA ATGTGTGGAACAGTTGAATGATTATCGTTTTGATGATGGAACACAAATTAAG GTtgatttttttagaaatcaaaGACGATCAAACAGAAGTAATTCTAACAGTAATTCTGGCTTATCCAGACAAGATCTTCCATTGCG TATTGTTGTAGCCAGTGACTATGTTGGTGCTATTATTGGAAAACAAGGGCAGACAATCAGAAAAATTACATCGGAAAGCAGAGCAAG AGTTGACATCCATAGACGTGAGAGTCATGTTCCAGATACA CTTGTTACAATCAAAGGGTCTCCAGAAAGTTGCTCTCGGGCTTGTAAAGAAATTATGACTGTTGTCAGACAGGAAGCAGATTCACTAAACAGAGG AGATGTTCCCTTCAGAATCTTGTGTCCAAACAGCATCTGTGGTCGAATCATTGGTAAACAAGGCAACGTGATCAAAGTCTTTATggagaaaacaaacacaaatattgTTGTTTCTAG CTTTGATCCTTTTCCTGGTGGTCTGATGGACTCCACCAGCAACTTTGTGGACAGAGTCATTACAATCACAGGCTCCACTGAAAGTTGTTCAGAGGCGGAAGAGAAAATCAGTGAGAAAATGAGGCAGTGTTTTGAACAAGACGCTGGCTCGTTTCAG tatgGCAACCAGCAGCATATGATGTTTCCAGGAATGCCAGGGCTTCCATTAATGCCAGGCATGGGACCATACCAGACAATGCGACCACCTATACCTTACATG GGGGCTGCTTACTACCCAGGAGCTTTCAATGGGCCGCCTCAAGTACAACAGCCTGAAGTGGTACAGCTGTATATACCTGAAAAATCTGTCGGGGCTGTTATTGGAAGCAAAGGTCAAAACATCAAAAACATCATGCGTTTGTCAGGGGCTCGTATCAAG ATCCTGGGGGCCAATGATAAAAATGGATCGGGTGAAAACAATCCTTTTAGTCATTCTGGAGATGAACGGAAAGCTGTTATTTCGGGTTCACCTGAAGCACAATGGAAG GCTCAATTCTACATTTTTGAAAAGGTGAAAAATGAATTAAGACTAGCTGCACATGATGAGGTACATCTTAGAACAGAGATTATGGTGCCCAAACAGAGTATAGGAAGAATTATTGGCAAAGGTGGTCAGAAT gTTAAAGAAATGCAGCGTGTGAGTGGTGCCATAGTCCAGCTTCCCATGGAAGAACAGGGAGATGTCGACGAAGTTCCAGTCACTATCATTGGTCACTTTTACGCCACTCAGTCGGCACAAAGACGTGTACGCTCCTTAATGAATACTTTCTCCCGAGCTCAGCCTGCTCCCCGAAGAACAAGACCTGGAGCCCCTCAGCAACTCATGTAG
- the LOC106051053 gene encoding insulin-like growth factor 2 mRNA-binding protein 3 isoform X1, producing the protein MEKVFLGNLAGDVNEGTLRKLLEQQGIIYNNISMKRNFAFITVKDKLSVEEVVKKLNGYTLEGSVMQAEPSNGRRSRKTNKIQIRNWPAHISKEQIEDLVNMTSRSPKKFEQVGSEGVIYVTFNSPEEAEECVEQLNDYRFDDGTQIKVDFFRNQRRSNRSNSNSNSGLSRQDLPLRIVVASDYVGAIIGKQGQTIRKITSESRARVDIHRRESHVPDTLVTIKGSPESCSRACKEIMTVVRQEADSLNRGDVPFRILCPNSICGRIIGKQGNVIKVFMEKTNTNIVVSSFDPFPGGLMDSTSNFVDRVITITGSTESCSEAEEKISEKMRQCFEQDAGSFQYGNQQHMMFPGMPGLPLMPGMGPYQTMRPPIPYMGAAYYPGAFNGPPQVQQPEVVQLYIPEKSVGAVIGSKGQNIKNIMRLSGARIKILGANDKNGSGENNPFSHSGDERKAVISGSPEAQWKAQFYIFEKVKNELRLAAHDEVHLRTEIMVPKQSIGRIIGKGGQNVKEMQRVSGAIVQLPMEEQGDVDEVPVTIIGHFYATQSAQRRVRSLMNTFSRAQPAPRRTRPGAPQQLM; encoded by the exons ATGGAAAAAGTATTTCTTGGTAATCTAGCTGGGGACGTCAATGAAGGAACGCTACGAAAATTATTAGAGCAACAAGGGatcatttataacaatatttctaTGAAACGAAACTTTGCTTTTATAACGGTGAAAGACAAACTCTCAGTTGAAGAAGTTGTTAAAAAGCTTAACG GTTACACACTTGAAggatcagttatgcaagcagaaCCATCCAATGGAAGGAGAAG TCGTAAAACCAACAAAATTCAAATAAGAAATTGGCCTGCTCACATCTCTAAAGAACAGATTGAGGATCTAGTTAATATGACTTCTAGAAGCCCAAAGAAATTTGAACAAG TTGGCTCTGAGGGTGTTATCTACGTGACCTTCAACAGTCCAGAAGAAGCAGAAGA ATGTGTGGAACAGTTGAATGATTATCGTTTTGATGATGGAACACAAATTAAG GTtgatttttttagaaatcaaaGACGATCAAACAGAAGTAATTCTAACAGTAATTCTGGCTTATCCAGACAAGATCTTCCATTGCG TATTGTTGTAGCCAGTGACTATGTTGGTGCTATTATTGGAAAACAAGGGCAGACAATCAGAAAAATTACATCGGAAAGCAGAGCAAG AGTTGACATCCATAGACGTGAGAGTCATGTTCCAGATACA CTTGTTACAATCAAAGGGTCTCCAGAAAGTTGCTCTCGGGCTTGTAAAGAAATTATGACTGTTGTCAGACAGGAAGCAGATTCACTAAACAGAGG AGATGTTCCCTTCAGAATCTTGTGTCCAAACAGCATCTGTGGTCGAATCATTGGTAAACAAGGCAACGTGATCAAAGTCTTTATggagaaaacaaacacaaatattgTTGTTTCTAG CTTTGATCCTTTTCCTGGTGGTCTGATGGACTCCACCAGCAACTTTGTGGACAGAGTCATTACAATCACAGGCTCCACTGAAAGTTGTTCAGAGGCGGAAGAGAAAATCAGTGAGAAAATGAGGCAGTGTTTTGAACAAGACGCTGGCTCGTTTCAG tatgGCAACCAGCAGCATATGATGTTTCCAGGAATGCCAGGGCTTCCATTAATGCCAGGCATGGGACCATACCAGACAATGCGACCACCTATACCTTACATG GGGGCTGCTTACTACCCAGGAGCTTTCAATGGGCCGCCTCAAGTACAACAGCCTGAAGTGGTACAGCTGTATATACCTGAAAAATCTGTCGGGGCTGTTATTGGAAGCAAAGGTCAAAACATCAAAAACATCATGCGTTTGTCAGGGGCTCGTATCAAG ATCCTGGGGGCCAATGATAAAAATGGATCGGGTGAAAACAATCCTTTTAGTCATTCTGGAGATGAACGGAAAGCTGTTATTTCGGGTTCACCTGAAGCACAATGGAAG GCTCAATTCTACATTTTTGAAAAGGTGAAAAATGAATTAAGACTAGCTGCACATGATGAGGTACATCTTAGAACAGAGATTATGGTGCCCAAACAGAGTATAGGAAGAATTATTGGCAAAGGTGGTCAGAAT gTTAAAGAAATGCAGCGTGTGAGTGGTGCCATAGTCCAGCTTCCCATGGAAGAACAGGGAGATGTCGACGAAGTTCCAGTCACTATCATTGGTCACTTTTACGCCACTCAGTCGGCACAAAGACGTGTACGCTCCTTAATGAATACTTTCTCCCGAGCTCAGCCTGCTCCCCGAAGAACAAGACCTGGAGCCCCTCAGCAACTCATGTAG